In the genome of Patescibacteria group bacterium, one region contains:
- a CDS encoding class I SAM-dependent methyltransferase has translation MKQNTSWGNVADWYAALLKDPDNYQSQVILPNLVRVMDVKPTHTVLDLACGTGFFSEVFCSQGGKVIGVDISPELIEIAKAHASKDISFSVSQAHKLPMIESGTVDSIAIVLALQNIKEAKETLTECFRVLKPGGKVCIVLNHPAYRIPTASSWEWDEKNNKQFRRIDQYLSEKSVEIAMHPGAKPHEKTVSFHRPLQFYVKAARASGFVITRLEEWISHKASQKGPRQQEEDRIRKEIPLFMLLECTKL, from the coding sequence ATGAAACAAAACACCTCATGGGGCAACGTTGCTGATTGGTATGCTGCTTTACTCAAAGATCCAGATAACTATCAATCACAGGTCATTTTGCCCAACCTAGTACGTGTTATGGACGTTAAACCAACTCACACGGTACTTGATCTAGCGTGTGGTACTGGTTTCTTTTCAGAAGTCTTCTGTTCTCAAGGGGGAAAGGTGATTGGTGTCGATATTTCACCTGAACTTATTGAAATTGCAAAAGCTCATGCTTCAAAAGACATCTCATTTTCCGTATCGCAAGCTCATAAGCTTCCAATGATAGAATCGGGAACAGTGGATTCTATTGCTATCGTATTAGCACTGCAAAATATTAAAGAAGCAAAAGAAACACTTACAGAATGTTTTCGGGTATTAAAGCCGGGAGGTAAAGTGTGTATAGTGCTCAATCATCCTGCATATAGAATTCCAACCGCATCTAGCTGGGAATGGGATGAGAAAAATAATAAGCAGTTTAGACGGATTGATCAGTATCTTTCAGAAAAATCTGTAGAGATCGCCATGCATCCAGGTGCAAAGCCACATGAGAAGACTGTGTCATTTCATCGACCACTTCAGTTTTATGTAAAAGCTGCACGAGCTTCAGGATTTGTTATTACGCGACTGGAAGAATGGATTTCACATAAGGCTTCACAAAAGGGACCTCGACAGCAGGAAGAAGACCGAATTAGAAAAGAGATACCATTGTTTATGCTCCTTGAATGTACGAAATTATAA
- a CDS encoding MFS transporter produces MPRYVSSRLKFIYLGALILALHYSFTIYINSNFLSEYFSERTISYLYTSGAILTLIAFIISTSLIKRFGNFRVIIAVIFAEIISLLGLFATRDPALIKFFFIIHQALPPLLLMGLDVFLEGTLRTQASIGRIRSMYLTSMNLAFVISPLIVGKIISVSSYQVIYLISALLCALFLFITVESFRTIRTRELKEVNFLESVRTFLKHKDLCRIFIINFLLQSFYAVMVIYTPLYLHNVIGFDWQSIGAIFTVMLIPFVIFEAPLGRMFDAMHTEKDTLIVGFIIMALATVLMFSVTSTSIATWMLLLFFSRMGASFVEVASDYAFFLRISDQDVGLISVNKMTGPLAYIVIPLTIQLFITTLPINYLFLFTGITLSIGTIFSYKLRSIKAKRIL; encoded by the coding sequence ATGCCACGTTATGTTTCTTCGAGATTAAAATTTATTTATCTCGGCGCGCTTATATTAGCTCTCCACTACAGTTTCACTATCTATATAAACTCAAACTTCCTGAGTGAATATTTTAGTGAGCGTACTATTAGTTATCTCTATACATCCGGAGCTATTCTAACTCTTATTGCGTTTATAATTAGTACAAGTTTAATTAAACGATTTGGTAATTTCAGAGTAATCATAGCGGTTATATTTGCAGAAATCATTTCCCTTCTCGGCCTTTTTGCAACGCGAGATCCCGCACTCATTAAATTTTTCTTCATAATTCATCAGGCACTTCCACCCTTGCTACTCATGGGATTAGATGTGTTTCTAGAAGGGACTCTCCGCACACAAGCTTCGATTGGACGAATTAGATCAATGTATCTAACCTCGATGAACCTTGCCTTTGTTATCTCCCCCCTTATAGTAGGAAAGATTATTTCGGTAAGCTCGTATCAAGTAATCTATTTAATTTCTGCGCTTTTGTGTGCTCTTTTTCTTTTTATTACTGTAGAGAGCTTCCGTACTATTCGTACCCGCGAATTAAAAGAAGTAAACTTCCTAGAAAGTGTTCGTACGTTTTTAAAGCATAAAGATCTTTGCAGAATATTTATTATAAATTTTTTGCTTCAAAGCTTTTATGCTGTGATGGTTATTTATACACCACTCTATCTTCACAATGTGATTGGATTTGATTGGCAATCTATTGGTGCGATCTTTACCGTGATGCTTATTCCATTTGTTATTTTTGAAGCGCCGCTTGGCCGAATGTTTGATGCAATGCACACAGAAAAAGACACCCTCATCGTTGGATTTATAATTATGGCTCTTGCTACAGTTCTTATGTTTTCAGTAACATCAACAAGTATTGCCACCTGGATGCTGCTCCTCTTTTTCTCACGAATGGGTGCAAGCTTCGTAGAAGTCGCTAGTGACTACGCATTCTTCCTTCGAATTTCTGACCAAGATGTTGGGCTTATTAGTGTAAATAAAATGACTGGTCCTCTGGCTTACATAGTTATTCCATTAACTATCCAACTATTTATTACTACCCTTCCAATAAATTATCTGTTCTTGTTTACTGGAATTACGTTATCTATAGGAACTATATTTAGTTATAAACTGCGAAGCATAAAAGCAAAAAGAATCCTCTAG
- a CDS encoding ribonuclease J: protein MNPENPQSQPQAQPAPAQNQRPYQNRTRTFSADRKAFGTNPTNSPAHKPRTNRRDRPHRDHSPRSMQKPDARPFAKKSDSIAIPPLAPNTIRVIPLGGVEQIGQNCMMVEFNDDIIVIDLGFQFQEEDTPGIDYILPNTKYIEDRKDKIRAVIITHGHLDHTGGIPYIMPRIGNPPIYTRNLTALMIKKRQEEFPQLDPLDIRIVEKDSHVQIGKLTVKFFAVTHTIPDSMGVIIETPYGNIVNPGDPKLDHTDTIPTEAETNEYDKFKDMNILFMMNDSTNIENPGFSTPEKLVHKNLEEIIRNIKGRLIIGTFASQMERMIKIIEIAEKLGKKVVMEGRSMKTNIEIATLAGMLKVKKGTIINVQDMESYPPDRIIMLATGAQGEEFAALMRISNRSHKNVKLSNRDTVLLSSSIIPGNEKAVEKLKDNLARQGAKIIHYRTSDVYIHGSGHGNKGELEWMFKKVNPKFFMPVHGNHYRLKLHADLAESLGMPEENMIVPDNGTIVEIRDEGTKLVRLKEKAPSGMVLVDGFSVGDIQEVVIRDRQMLAQDGMFVLIASINTATGKLKKSPDIISRGFVYLRESQDLLQQTRYIIKKTIEESIAGQHPINFDYVKQVVSDNVSKYLFQQTNKRPIVIPVLLGV from the coding sequence ATGAATCCAGAAAACCCACAATCTCAGCCTCAAGCACAACCAGCACCAGCACAAAACCAAAGACCATATCAAAATAGAACCCGAACTTTCAGCGCAGACCGAAAGGCATTTGGAACTAATCCAACTAATTCTCCGGCACATAAACCACGAACTAATCGACGTGATCGACCACACCGAGATCATTCACCTCGAAGTATGCAAAAGCCTGATGCTCGACCATTTGCAAAGAAATCAGACTCAATTGCCATTCCCCCACTCGCACCAAATACTATTCGAGTTATTCCACTTGGAGGTGTAGAACAGATTGGTCAGAACTGTATGATGGTTGAATTCAATGATGACATCATTGTTATTGACCTTGGTTTCCAATTTCAAGAAGAAGACACACCAGGTATCGACTATATTCTTCCAAATACAAAATATATTGAAGATCGAAAAGATAAGATCCGCGCAGTGATCATCACTCACGGTCACCTTGATCACACAGGAGGAATTCCTTACATCATGCCTCGAATTGGTAATCCCCCAATTTACACACGAAACCTTACAGCGCTTATGATCAAAAAGCGACAGGAAGAATTTCCTCAGCTTGATCCTCTTGATATCCGAATTGTTGAAAAAGATTCACATGTTCAGATTGGGAAACTTACCGTTAAGTTTTTTGCAGTGACTCACACTATTCCAGATTCTATGGGAGTGATCATTGAAACTCCGTACGGAAATATTGTGAACCCAGGAGATCCAAAGCTTGATCACACTGATACAATTCCTACAGAAGCTGAAACCAATGAGTACGACAAGTTTAAAGACATGAATATTTTATTCATGATGAACGACTCTACCAACATTGAAAACCCTGGCTTCTCTACCCCAGAAAAACTAGTTCACAAAAACCTCGAAGAAATCATTCGAAATATTAAAGGACGATTGATCATTGGAACATTTGCATCTCAAATGGAACGAATGATTAAGATCATTGAAATCGCAGAAAAGCTAGGAAAGAAAGTTGTCATGGAAGGACGATCAATGAAGACAAACATTGAAATCGCTACCCTTGCCGGCATGCTCAAAGTAAAGAAAGGCACAATCATCAATGTTCAGGACATGGAATCATATCCACCTGATCGAATCATTATGCTTGCAACAGGTGCTCAAGGAGAAGAATTTGCAGCCCTTATGCGAATCAGTAACCGTTCACACAAGAATGTGAAGCTTTCAAATCGAGACACAGTTCTTCTTTCATCATCTATTATTCCTGGTAACGAAAAGGCCGTAGAAAAACTCAAAGACAATCTTGCTCGACAAGGTGCAAAAATTATTCACTACCGAACATCAGATGTGTATATTCACGGATCTGGTCACGGAAACAAGGGTGAACTTGAATGGATGTTTAAGAAAGTAAATCCAAAGTTCTTCATGCCCGTACACGGCAACCACTACCGATTGAAGCTCCATGCAGATCTTGCGGAATCTCTAGGAATGCCAGAAGAAAATATGATTGTGCCCGACAACGGAACAATTGTTGAAATCCGAGACGAAGGAACTAAGCTTGTTCGACTAAAGGAAAAAGCTCCATCAGGGATGGTTCTTGTAGACGGGTTCTCAGTTGGAGACATTCAGGAAGTGGTGATTCGAGATCGACAAATGCTGGCACAAGACGGAATGTTTGTCCTCATTGCATCTATTAACACTGCCACCGGAAAACTCAAGAAGAGTCCAGATATTATCTCTCGAGGATTCGTGTATCTTAGAGAATCACAAGATCTTCTCCAGCAGACTCGATACATCATCAAGAAAACAATTGAAGAAAGTATTGCAGGACAGCATCCAATCAACTTTGATTATGTAAAACAAGTTGTATCAGATAATGTCTCTAAGTATCTCTTCCAGCAAACAAATAAACGACCGATCGTAATCCCAGTATTACTCGGAGTCTAA
- a CDS encoding peptide ABC transporter substrate-binding protein — protein sequence MNDKPFVPSRHFRLPFTRRIEKVVSSLSLTGKIFLGSLIALFSVSSIAMLLQVNSAYMVEIPSRGGRITEGVVGLPRFINPLLSVTDGDKDLSALVYSGLLRINPTGEFVPDLAETYSVSADGKVYSFKLRNTAVFHDGTPVTADDVLFTISKAQDPAIKSNKRANWDGVVVEKISDLEVKFTLKQPFAAFIENTTMGILPQHLWQGAEGESFIASDLNVEPIGSGPYKIGSVERNDNGVPMAYDLEAFDRYVRGTPYIKTLVVKFYTSEKSMIDAFKAGDVDNINSISPDVAADLKVAGKTVTTGSLPRVFAVFFNQEANKALAELEVRQALNMSIDRDAIINSTLHGFGTALDSAAPKSFTSDIDSPRDPLYTSASLNEAITLLEKNGWTLTTEGIREKKIGKDTVPLSFSISTSDAPELKDVAEKVKTEWQKLGAQVSVKVIEGGYLNQNVIKPRKYDALLFGQVVNRELDLYAFWHSKERQDPGLNVAMYQNTKADKALEMIRQIPDRATRLDVYKGFDEEIRKDIPAVFLYSPSFIYVTSPNIKGLQLNQVSSPSERFSTILDWYIGTDKVWEVFTSK from the coding sequence GTGAACGATAAACCATTCGTGCCCTCAAGGCATTTCCGTTTACCATTTACGCGTCGTATTGAGAAAGTTGTTTCATCACTTTCTCTTACCGGAAAAATATTCTTAGGAAGTTTAATAGCACTCTTTTCAGTGTCATCTATTGCCATGCTTTTGCAAGTAAATAGTGCATACATGGTTGAGATACCTAGTCGTGGAGGAAGAATCACAGAAGGAGTTGTAGGTCTTCCTCGTTTTATTAATCCCCTTCTTTCTGTAACTGATGGAGATAAAGATTTATCTGCATTAGTATATTCCGGATTACTTAGAATAAATCCAACAGGAGAATTTGTTCCTGATCTTGCCGAAACATATTCTGTTTCTGCAGATGGAAAAGTCTATTCTTTTAAATTACGAAATACTGCAGTCTTTCATGATGGGACACCTGTAACTGCTGATGACGTACTTTTCACAATTTCAAAAGCACAGGATCCAGCAATCAAAAGCAATAAACGAGCAAACTGGGATGGGGTTGTCGTTGAAAAAATAAGTGACCTTGAAGTGAAGTTCACTTTAAAGCAGCCATTCGCAGCATTTATTGAAAATACAACTATGGGTATTTTGCCTCAACATTTGTGGCAAGGAGCAGAAGGAGAAAGCTTTATAGCAAGTGATCTCAATGTTGAACCTATTGGCTCTGGACCATATAAGATCGGATCGGTAGAACGAAACGACAATGGCGTACCTATGGCGTATGATCTTGAAGCTTTTGATCGGTATGTTCGTGGTACCCCATATATTAAAACTCTTGTTGTTAAATTTTATACATCAGAGAAAAGCATGATTGATGCATTTAAAGCTGGTGATGTAGATAATATAAACAGTATTTCTCCTGATGTCGCTGCAGATCTTAAAGTCGCAGGAAAGACTGTAACTACAGGATCACTTCCACGTGTATTTGCAGTGTTTTTTAATCAAGAAGCAAACAAAGCATTGGCCGAACTTGAAGTCCGACAGGCATTAAATATGAGTATTGATCGTGATGCTATTATCAATAGTACGCTTCACGGATTTGGCACAGCACTTGACAGCGCGGCTCCAAAAAGCTTTACTAGTGATATTGATTCCCCTCGTGACCCTCTCTATACATCAGCCTCTCTCAATGAAGCAATAACTCTTCTTGAAAAAAACGGCTGGACTCTTACTACTGAGGGCATCCGGGAAAAAAAGATCGGTAAAGATACTGTTCCTCTTTCATTCTCAATTTCAACATCAGACGCTCCTGAACTTAAGGACGTAGCTGAAAAAGTTAAAACTGAATGGCAAAAATTAGGAGCACAAGTTTCAGTCAAAGTCATTGAAGGTGGATATTTGAATCAAAATGTTATCAAGCCTAGAAAGTATGATGCATTGCTATTTGGACAGGTAGTAAACAGAGAGCTTGATTTGTATGCATTCTGGCATTCGAAAGAACGACAGGATCCAGGATTGAACGTTGCTATGTATCAAAATACAAAAGCAGATAAAGCACTTGAGATGATTCGCCAAATTCCCGATCGAGCAACACGGCTTGATGTATACAAAGGATTCGACGAAGAAATACGAAAAGATATACCGGCAGTATTCCTCTATTCTCCAAGCTTTATTTACGTCACTTCACCGAATATAAAAGGATTGCAGTTGAATCAAGTTTCATCACCGAGTGAACGATTTAGTACTATTCTTGATTGGTATATAGGTACCGACAAAGTCTGGGAAGTCTTTACATCAAAATAA
- the secG gene encoding preprotein translocase subunit SecG, with the protein MSIIIPILPYLQIILSALLIILVLLQQSEADLGSAFGGGENLNAPAHTRRGMERVIFISTIVVAILFAASSLIALIAR; encoded by the coding sequence ATGAGCATCATCATCCCGATATTACCGTATCTCCAGATAATCCTTTCTGCGCTTTTAATTATCCTTGTCCTTCTACAACAGTCAGAAGCCGATCTAGGTAGCGCGTTTGGAGGTGGCGAAAACCTAAACGCCCCAGCCCACACACGACGAGGAATGGAGAGAGTTATCTTCATATCTACTATTGTCGTTGCAATCCTTTTTGCTGCATCATCGCTTATTGCGCTCATTGCTCGATAA
- a CDS encoding co-chaperone GroES: MKKKIQPLGDRVLVRPIVENESGKTASGIYLPDAARKEQSGEGEIIAVGEGRYENGVLIPMNVKIGDKVLFSKYAYEEVKIDGEDYYIFKLENILAVIK; encoded by the coding sequence ATGAAAAAGAAAATCCAACCGCTCGGTGATCGAGTCCTTGTGCGACCAATCGTAGAGAATGAGTCAGGGAAGACCGCGTCTGGGATCTACTTGCCTGATGCTGCACGAAAAGAACAATCTGGAGAAGGGGAAATCATTGCTGTAGGAGAAGGACGATATGAAAACGGTGTACTCATCCCTATGAATGTAAAAATTGGTGATAAAGTGTTGTTTTCAAAATATGCCTATGAAGAAGTAAAGATAGATGGAGAAGACTATTACATTTTTAAATTAGAAAACATTTTAGCTGTAATTAAATAA
- the groL gene encoding chaperonin GroEL (60 kDa chaperone family; promotes refolding of misfolded polypeptides especially under stressful conditions; forms two stacked rings of heptamers to form a barrel-shaped 14mer; ends can be capped by GroES; misfolded proteins enter the barrel where they are refolded when GroES binds), translating to MAKQIIFSEDARKRLKAGVDKVADAVKVTIGPKGRNVVLDKGYGAPTITNDGVSIAKEITLKDKFENLGAEIVKEVATKTNDVAGDGTTTSVVLMQALVSEGMKQTTMGVSPLAIRIGIEKATQDIVKALKDMSKQIKTDEEIQQVATISAESEEIGSRIAETIKRVGKDGVVTVEESQSFGIETDVVEGLQFDKGYLSPYMVTNTERMEAEFNDAYILVTDKKISVIKEVLPLLEKLVQSGKKELVVIADDVDGEALTTFVLNKLRGGFNVLAVKAPGYGDRKKDMLQDIASLVGATVISDDVGITFENADLTMFGRAQKVVSTKDSTVIVGGKGKKSDIDKRVGALKAQRSASENKFDVEKLDERIAKLTGGVAVIRVGAATETEMKYLKLKIEDAVSATKAAIEEGIVPGGGVALVKAAEKVRSQKHGNITRDAELGYEIVLKAAEAPLKHIAMNAGKDDGSVVLDKVRTGKGNSGYNALTDEYVDDMLKAGIIDPVKVTRSALQHASSAAAILLTTEVAITEEPKEDKPEAAGGMPGMGY from the coding sequence ATGGCAAAACAAATTATTTTTAGTGAAGATGCACGAAAGCGATTGAAAGCTGGAGTAGACAAAGTTGCAGATGCAGTAAAAGTAACTATTGGTCCTAAAGGCAGAAACGTAGTATTGGATAAGGGCTACGGAGCTCCTACAATTACCAATGATGGAGTTTCTATTGCAAAAGAAATCACACTTAAAGATAAATTCGAAAATCTCGGAGCAGAAATTGTAAAAGAAGTTGCAACCAAAACAAATGACGTGGCGGGAGATGGAACTACAACATCTGTGGTTCTCATGCAGGCACTTGTATCAGAAGGAATGAAGCAAACAACTATGGGAGTGAGTCCTTTGGCAATTCGCATTGGAATTGAAAAAGCTACTCAAGATATTGTGAAGGCTTTGAAAGATATGTCGAAGCAGATAAAGACAGATGAAGAAATACAACAAGTAGCAACTATCTCAGCTGAATCAGAAGAAATTGGAAGTCGCATTGCCGAGACTATTAAACGAGTTGGAAAAGATGGAGTAGTGACCGTAGAAGAATCACAGTCTTTTGGCATAGAAACCGATGTCGTAGAAGGATTGCAATTTGATAAGGGATATCTTTCTCCATATATGGTAACCAATACCGAACGAATGGAAGCAGAATTTAATGATGCATATATCCTTGTTACTGATAAAAAGATTTCTGTTATTAAAGAAGTCCTGCCACTGTTAGAAAAGCTTGTACAGAGTGGAAAGAAAGAATTGGTTGTTATTGCAGATGACGTGGATGGAGAAGCTCTTACAACATTTGTACTCAATAAACTTCGTGGAGGATTTAATGTGCTTGCGGTAAAAGCTCCTGGCTATGGAGATCGAAAGAAAGATATGCTCCAGGATATTGCATCTCTTGTAGGTGCGACTGTGATTTCTGATGATGTTGGTATTACGTTTGAAAATGCAGATCTCACAATGTTTGGCCGTGCTCAAAAAGTTGTATCTACAAAAGATTCAACGGTGATTGTTGGAGGTAAAGGAAAGAAATCTGATATTGATAAACGAGTGGGCGCATTAAAAGCTCAGCGAAGTGCATCTGAGAATAAATTTGATGTAGAGAAGCTTGATGAACGAATCGCAAAGCTTACCGGTGGAGTTGCTGTGATCCGGGTGGGAGCTGCGACAGAAACAGAAATGAAATATTTGAAGTTGAAAATTGAAGATGCTGTGAGTGCAACGAAAGCTGCGATTGAAGAAGGAATTGTTCCAGGCGGAGGAGTTGCCCTTGTAAAAGCTGCAGAAAAAGTGCGATCACAAAAGCATGGAAATATCACTCGAGATGCAGAACTTGGATATGAAATTGTTCTCAAGGCTGCTGAGGCTCCGCTAAAGCATATTGCAATGAATGCTGGAAAAGACGATGGATCTGTAGTGCTTGATAAAGTGCGCACGGGTAAAGGTAACTCTGGATATAATGCACTCACCGATGAATATGTAGATGATATGTTGAAAGCGGGAATTATAGATCCGGTAAAAGTGACACGATCTGCACTCCAGCATGCGTCATCTGCGGCAGCAATCTTGCTGACAACTGAAGTCGCAATTACTGAAGAACCTAAAGAAGACAAACCAGAAGCTGCAGGTGGTATGCCGGGTATGGGATACTAA